A window of the Dictyostelium discoideum AX4 chromosome 4 chromosome, whole genome shotgun sequence genome harbors these coding sequences:
- a CDS encoding patatin family protein — MEKVFVKDEIYKYPTKIICDFKKCQKESTNSDDFHFCLQCNGDRIICKSCATRHQDESEHQTIPYEEFKRVTFFLKYQKFTQGYNDIVKYDRSMDLKNKLLFVNTKTKTIDHGYKWGQIGLSDKDPFLVDSFIGSSGSGKSTTICNLTKTCDHPIPGGDSITSTSSDLNSFIGETVGEEKFKYVIIDSEGINGTFSQKTNDLKERNEKKEKDEKNESLLIKADIRSKYVQSSYPRLLYLCSDVFVLTFYGDARNRGDVIDSLLEFSSVAADSANNPCSPHLIILFNNSNKNKEYDDMKYAKKEYFKDYFHGSKEIETRFQSVSIIFLPNINGKELDSFNRYQSQFKKLEETISEKVLESLKFKNNRTPKISVEKSKCMKRISNLTNFFSKNPIGSPDLVKLNCTGIIDDFSNFQEPKSTNKIFRNFTSNNSNDNNNNNNNNNNNNNNNNNNNNNNNYINFNADEDLPSSSSSSNKIGNMSHYTFSDSSIKSIQNLLGTPITFSINSEESYFEPDILKDREANISNKTTTTTTSSNNNNKNHNNNNNNINNTNNNNNNYNNNNNNNNNNNNNNNNNNNNNNNNNNNNNNNNYIDKTQLEERPIVDGLFQTNPDLDNLHQNHKSGSEESTLPIYSKNQEHSLTDQMINLHANYLFEFFLINYYYFVETFKCNSKESKSYTHCPEYSKKLHPRFESILELVSGEIHGMVPCGSKNVHGYSCTNFRGTHTKHISSETYKPKHTEIFGSFFNQSEVRYTWDGEFDESVKYDDLSLLLSNHLSGKETIKQVFIGHATTNQGVCFGCCLNSPYIEYKCGHFLCLDCSLGIFSQMPDRPKDECRVPGCYGDREYILKEIDFIKTMGARVLSLDGGGVRGILHCNVLQEIQKQLYGIHISKLFDLIVGTSAGGLVALQLASTEKTLPELAISFDILAKKGYERPTLGIITHIFGKPKYKRKKLKECYKTILNDKFLSISFPKIRAAVVTVTQESGDFDECIFSNYQKKTYPSKCSKQTHFISGSKVTDAAEATSAAPKYFRTFEYNSRQFLDGGLKNNNPCKVAMKEYKDMWPCRNLDTLVSLGTGDFPSPENQKNNIFKVGDQEYNLLTQSINSWREVHEIYYGFIWEGKNSFRYNPSFQKSIGLDEMDDNTMNILKQKVNIENDPTVHSIIKKSLSSLFYIDDLIFNKSKKELTGNIKCRLDKIPIEIINQLKKGSAFVLKYSNNDKNFQYFSPSPPHPNNQLNNFSNPFIIKNPPDIIDILCTMVAKNNIKNDTSISGNPFSINNGIENSFITTKN; from the exons atggaaaaggTATTTGTAAAAgatgaaatttataaataccctaccaaaataatttgtgactttaaaaaatgtcaaaaagaatcaacaaatagtgatgattttcatttttgtcTTCAATGTAATGGAGATagaattatttgtaaatcaTGTGCAACTAGACATCAGGATGAATCAGAACACCAAACAATTCCTtatgaagaatttaaaagggttactttttttcttaaatatcaaaaattcACACAAGGCTACAATGATATTGTAAAATATGATAGATCaatggatttaaaaaataaacttttgtTTGTTAATACTAAAACAAAGACAATTGATCATGGATACAAATGGGGTCAAATTGGATTATCAGATAAAGATCCATTTTTAGTCGATAGTTTTATTGGTTCTAGTGGCTCAGGTAAATCAACCACAATTTGTAACTTGACAAAAACTTGCGATCATCCAATTCCTGGTGGTGATTCAATTACATCAACCTCTTcagatttaaattcatttattgGTGAAACTGTTGGTGAAGAAAAGTTTAAATATGTAATTATTGATTCTGAAGGAATCAATGGAACATTTTCTCAAAAAACCaatgatttaaaagaaagaaatgaaaaaaaagaaaaagatgagaaaaatgaatcattattaata aagGCTGATATTAGAAGTAAATATGTCCAATCATCTTATCCaagattattatatttatgttcagatgtttttgttttaacaTTTTATGGTGATGCCAGAAATAGAGGTGATGTTATTGATAGTTTACTTGAATTTTCTTCGGTTGCAGCTGATAGTGCAAATAATCCATGTAGTCCAcatttaatcattttatttaataattctaataaaaataaagaatatgaTGATATGAAATATGCCAAGAAAGAATATTTTAAGGATTATTTTCATGGTTCAAAAGAGATAGAAACACGTTTTCAATCAGTTTCAATCATTTTCTTACCAAATATTAATGGAAAGGAATTAGATTCTTTTAATAGATATCAAagtcaatttaaaaaattggaagAAACTATTAGTGAAAAGGTTTtagaatctttaaaatttaaaaataatagaactCCAAAAATTTCtgttgaaaaatcaaaatgtatgaaaagaatttcaaatttaactaATTTCTTTAGTAAAAATCCAATAGGTTCACCCGATTtagttaaattaaattgtacTGGAATTATTgatgatttttcaaattttcaagaaccaaaatcaacaaataaaatttttagaaatttcacttcaaataatagtaatgataataataataataataataataataataataataataataataataataataataataataataataattatattaattttaatgcaGATGAAGATTTGCCaagttcttcttcttcttcaaataaaattgggAATATGTCACATTACACATTTTCtgattcatcaattaaatccaTTCAAAATCTTTTAGGAACACCAAtaacattttcaataaattcagAAGAATCTTATTTTGAACCAGATATATTAAAGGATAGAGAGGCAAATATCAgtaataaaacaacaactacaactacttcatctaataataataataaaaatcataataataataataataatattaataatactaataataataataataattataataataataataataataataataataataataataataataataataataataataataataataataataataataataataataataataattatattgatAAAACACAACTAGAAGAAAGACCAATAGTAGATGGTCTTTTTCAAACTAATCCAGACTTAGATAATTTACATCAAAATCATAAATCTGGAAGTGAAGAATCAACTTTGccaatttattcaaaaaatcaaGAACATTCTTTGACAgatcaaatgataaatttacaTGCCAACTACTTAtttgaattctttttaataaattattattattttgttgaaacatttaaatgtaattcaaaagaatcaaaaaGTTACACCCATT GTCCAGAGTATTCTAAAAAATTGCATCCACGTTTTGAAAGCATATTAGAACTAGTATCAGGTGAAATACATGGGATGGTACCGTGTGGTTCAAAAAATGTACATGGCTATTCATGTACAAATTTTAGGGGTACTCATACAAAGCATATATCAAGTGAAACATATAAACCCAAGCACACTGAAATATTTGGCTCTTTTTTTAACCAATCAGAAGTAAGATATACATGGGATGGAGAATTTGATGAATCAGTAAAATATgatgatttatcattattattaagtaATCACCTCTCTGGTAAAGAAACAATTAAACAAGTTTTCATTGGCCATGCAACAACAAATCAAGGTGTttgttttggttgttgtttaaATTCTCCATATATAGAATATAAATGTGGACATTTTCTATGTTTAGATTGCTCACTTGGTATATTTTCTCAAATGCCTGATCGACCTAAAGATGAATGTAGAGTTCCAGGATGTTATGGGGATAGAGAATATATATTAAAGGAAatagattttattaaaacaatggGTGCAAGAGTTCTATCATTGGATGGTGGAGGAGTTAGAGGTATATTACATTGCAATGTTTTACAAGAAATACAAAAGCAACTATATGGTATTCATATTTCAAAAttgtttgatttaattgttggTACATCTGCAGGTGGATTAGTTGCTTTACAACTTGCATCAACTGAGAAAACACTACCAGAATTAGCTATATCATTTGACATTTTGGCAAAAAAAGGTTATGAAAGACCTACATTGGGTATTATTACCCATATATTTGGAAAACCcaaatataaaagaaaaaaactaaaagaaTGTTATAAAACCATTTTAAATGAcaaatttttatcaatttcatttccAAAAATAAGGGCTGCAGTTGTAACTGTAACACAAGAGTCTGGTGATTTTGATGAGtgtatattttcaaattatcaaaaaaaaacatacccATCAAAATGTTCAAAACAAACACATTTTATATCTGGTTCAAAAGTAACTGACGCAGCTGAAGCCACATCAGCTGCACCTAAATATTTCAGAACATTTGAATATAATAGTCGTCAATTTCTTGATGGTGgtttaaagaataataatcCTTGTAAAGTTGCAATGAAAGAGTATAAAGATATGTGGCCTTGTAGAAACTTAGACACGTTAGTTTCACTTGGTACTGGTGATTTCCCATCAccagaaaatcaaaaaaataacatttttaaagTTGGTGATCAGGAATATAATCTTTTAACACAATCTATAAATTCTTGGAGAGAAGTTCATGAAATTTATTATGGTTTCATATGGGAAggtaaaaattcatttaggTACAATCCAAGTTTCCAGAAATCAATTGGTTTGGATGAAATGGATGATAATACaatgaatattttaaaacaaaaagtaAACATTGAAAATGATCCAACTGTACATTCAATTATAAAGAaatctttatcatcattattttacattgatgatttaatttttaataaatctaaaaaagaattaactgGTAATATAAAATGTAGACTTGATAAAATTCCAATCGaaataattaatcaattaaaaaaaggttcAGCTTTTGTATTAAAGTATTCAAAcaatgataaaaattttcaatatttttctCCTTCACCTCCACAcccaaataatcaattaaataatttttcaaatccaTTCATAATCAAAAATCCACCAGATATAATTGATATCTTATGTACTATGGttgcaaaaaataatattaaaaatgatactTCAATTTCAGGTAATcctttttcaataaataatggtATAGAGAATTCATTCATAACtactaaaaattaa
- a CDS encoding patatin family protein, whose protein sequence is MNVIILTPFIQYSYPRLLYLCSDVFVFTFDSNAGNRADVYDRLVQYSRIAADSTNNPCSPHLIILFNNSSKKEQYDDMAFAKNEYFKDQHSHLIDLQLRFQSVSIIFLPNFNEKSYNTFHRYQRQFKKLEETISEKVLESLKYKESRSPKISVEKSRSMQKISSLASFFSSNPDGSPDLVKLNCTGIIKNLDEISLNDYQAQLQKPLPSTHKLKPIYNKTVPSTSISNNNNNNNNNNNNNNNNNNNNNNNNNNNNNNNNNNNNNNNNNNKSNNNNNKSNNNKTIPSMPISCNNNNNHNNHNNSNNNNNNNNNNNNNNNNNNNNNNNNNNNNNSNNNNNSNNSNSSRVVNKSHHSTPIPSSSIKSLHTIFNSPPPSHTSKPVELESNLVRDRVRTFSVGNLKPLNENNRQPQTGLSPINRDKFTNSKNNSDNNLNNNNYNNNNNNNNYNNNNNNNIINNKNNCNDNNYYNNNNIISNINNSNDKIINNNDNSYIDKSQLEERPIADELFQIQSFLRPDIDDTVPQDHYNKYNNENLQKGQVIELSPSQSYQSLQSPLPPSQHRQISELTTSPNSSSTTPSSSTLSTPSPSPSQSYHSLELPPSPSPLQPPSPQPSKLSNSSSTTPSQSPLKRSQSSPLNTSVIKLDNNLSDLHLCKYAQYLLEFFLINYNYLVENKPSSSSLSKCYSDSLEILKIKLPNVYSIFKETNNINSEFSKKLHPSFKKTLDLVSKEIFKMVPCSSKNAKGHSCTNYRETHRNHQSNETYKLSNGGLLGFFKTDTFVRYMWDGEFVPSLEYFDLSVFLSNRLTSIPRILPYNIQGSTTNQGVCFGCCLNSPYIPYTCGHLLCLNCSLGRFIDPTQNTSDEGCRVRGCNGKLSCKTKEIDKIQTMGVRILSLDGGGVRGILHCDALEQIQKQLFDIPIISLFDLIVGTSAGGLVALALASTPKTPVQLSTAMESLSKSAFVKHPFNFITYPLIKPKYRRDKLRESFKTIFPSDEKLKNSFSKIRVAVTSVTQESGNLEECLFLNYQKKTNPTRCSEQRKFITNSNVIDAAEATSAAPTFFSKFEFNNRQFQDGGLKNNNPCKVAMKECKDMWPDRNIDILASLGTGNFPSPEADLNNIFRFGQKIINLLTECENSWREVHEIYDLIKEGRNSFRHNPSFQNSIGLDAVDDITMNILKQQSEKTNNDPIIHSIIKKCLSSLFYIDDLVLNQSTNQLTGNIKCRLDKIPIEIINQLKNSPSSSAFILNNNHSNVEKQFKYSTPSPLPSNQDFSIPFVINSPPDTIDILCTLVPLNEIKNETSISGTPFSIKNGINNLFILLED, encoded by the exons atgaatgtaatCATTct aACTCCATTTATTCAATATTCATATCCAAGATTATTATATTTGTGTTCAGATGTATTTGTGTTTACATTTGATAGCAATGCAGGAAATAGAGCTGATGTTTATGATAGATTAGTCCAATATTCTCGGATTGCAGCTGATAGTACCAATAATCCATGCAGTCCACATTTAATCAtcttatttaataattcctCTAAAAAAGAACAATATGATGATATGGCATTCGCAAAGAATGAATATTTCAAAGATCAACATTCACATTTAATCGACTTACAATTACGTTTTCAATCAGTATCAATAATTTTCTTAcctaattttaatgaaaaatcataTAATACCTTCCATAGATATCAAagacaatttaaaaaattggaagAAACGATTAGTGAAAAAGTATTGGAATCTTTAAAATACAAAGAAAGCAGAAGTCCAAAAATTTCTGTTGAAAAATCAAGATCAATGCAAAAAATTTCAAGTTTAGCTAGTTTCTTTAGTTCTAATCCAGATGGTTCCCCTGATTtagttaaattaaattgtactggtataataaaaaatcttgaTGAAATTTCACTTAATGATTATCAAGCTCAACTACAAAAACCTTTACCAAGTACAcataaattaaaaccaatttataataaaactgTTCCATCAACGTCCatctctaataataataataataataataataataataataataataataataataataataataataataataataataataataataataataataataataataataataataataataataataataataaaagtaataataataataataaaagtaataataataaaacaatccCATCAATGCCCATCtcttgtaataataataataatcataataatcataataatagtaataataataataataataataataataataataataataataataataataataataataataataataataataataataataatagtaataataataataatagcaataatagtaatagctCTAGAGTTGTTAATAAATCACATCACTCAACACCAATTCcgtcatcatcaattaaaagtcttcatactatttttaattcaccaCCACCTTCGCATACTTCAAAACCCGTTGAATTAGAATCAAATTTAGTTAGAGATAGGGTCAGAACATTTTCAGTGGGAAATTTGAAAcctttaaatgaaaataacaGACAACCACAAACTGGATTGTCTCCTATCAATAGAgataaatttacaaattcaaaaaataattcggacaataatttaaataataataattataataataataataataataataattataataataataataataataatattattaataataaaaataattgtaatgataataattattataataataataatattattagtaatattaataatagtaatgataaaattattaataataatgataatagttaCATTGATAAATCACAACTTGAAGAAAGACCAATAGCAGATGagctttttcaaattcaatcatttttacGTCCAGACATTGATGATACTGTTCCACAAGaccattataataaatataataatgaaaatttacaaaaaggACAGGTTATTGAATTATCACCATCACAATCATATCAATCATTACAATCGCCACTACCACCATCACAGCATAGACAAATTAGTGAATTaacaacatcaccaaataGTTCATCAACAActccatcatcatcaacactatcaacaccatcaccatctcCATCACAATCATATCATTCATTAGAATTGCCACCATCGCCATCACCATTacaaccaccatcaccacaaccatcaaaattatcaaatagtTCATCAACAACTCCATCACAATCACCATTAAAAAGATCacaatcatcaccattaaaCACATCTGTCATAAaacttgataataatttaagtgATTTACATCTTTGTAAATATGCACAGTATTTATTagaattctttttaataaattataattatttagtaGAGAAtaaaccatcatcatcatcattatcaaaatgTTATTCTGATAGTTTAGAAATCTTGAAAATAAAGTTACCAAAcgtttattcaatttttaaggaaacaaataatattaattcagagttttcaaaaaaattgcATCCATCTTTTAAAAAGACTTTAGATTTAGtttcaaaagaaatatttaagaTGGTACCATGTAGTTCAAAGAATGCAAAAGGTCATTCTTGTACGAATTATAGAGAAACTCATAGAAACCATCAATCAAATGAAActtataaattatcaaatggtGGTTTGTTaggattttttaaaaccgaCACATTCGTAAGGTATATGTGGGATGGTGAATTTGTGCCATCATTAGAATACTTTGATTTATCGGTATTTTTAAGTAATCGTCTTACTAGTATACCTAGAATTCTACCATACAATATACAAGgttcaacaacaaatcaAGGTGTttgttttggttgttgtttgaATTCGCCATATATACCATATACATGTGGTCATTTATTATGTTTAAATTGTTCACTTGGTAGATTTATTGACCCAACCCAAAATACATCGGACGAAGGTTGTAGAGTAAGGGGATGTAATGGAAAACTTTCTTGTAAGACCAAAGAAATCGATAAAATACAAACAATGGGTGTAAgaatattatcattagatggtggtggtgtaaGAGGTATTTTACATTGTGATGCATTggaacaaattcaaaaacaacTATTTGACATTCCAATCATTTCTTTATTCGATTTAATCGTTGGTACATCAGCAGGAGGATTGGTTGCATTGGCATTGGCATCAACTCCAAAGACTCCTGTACAATTAAGTACAGCAATGGAAAGTTTATCAAAAAGTGCATTTGTAAAACATCCATTCAATTTCATAACTTACCCAttaataaaaccaaaatatAGAAGAGATAAACTAAGAGAATCATTCAAAACTATATTCCCATctgatgaaaaattaaaaaattcattctCAAAAATTAGAGTTGCAGTTACATCAGTAACTCAAGAATCTGGTAATTTAGAGgaatgtttatttttaaattaccaaaaaaagaCTAACCCAACAAGATGTTCAGAACAAAGGAAATTCATTACCAATTCAAATGTAATTGATGCAGCAGAGGCAACATCAGCAGCACCAACTTTTTTctcaaaatttgaatttaataatcgTCAATTTCAAGATGGCGgtttaaagaataataatccaTGTAAAGTTGCAATGAAAGAGTGTAAAGATATGTGGCCTGATAgaaatattgatattttggCTTCACTTGGTACTGGTAATTTCCCATCACCAGAAgcagatttaaataatatatttagaTTTGGTCAAAAGATTATTAATCTTTTAACAGAATGTGAAAATTCTTGGAGAGAAGTTCATGAAAtttatgatttaattaaagaaggTAGAAATTCATTTAGACACAATCCAAGTTTCCaaaattcaattggtttagATGCAGTAGATGATATTACaatgaatattttaaaacaacaatctgaaaaaactaataatgaTCCAATTATACATTCAATCATAAAGAAAtgtttatcatcattattttacATTGACGATTTGGTCTTAAATCAATCTACCAATCAATTAACTGGTAATATAAAATGTAGGCTTGATAAAAttccaattgaaattattaatcaattaaaaaattcaccatcatcatcagcatttattttaaataataatcactcaaatgttgaaaaacaatttaaatattcaactCCTTCACCTTTGCCATCAAATCAAGATTTCTCAATTCCATTCGTAATTAATAGTCCACCAGATACTATTGATATCTTATGTACTTTAGTaccattaaatgaaattaaaaatgaaacttCAATTTCTGGTACTCCCTTTTCAATAAAGAAtggtataaataatttattcataCTTTTGgaggattaa